The DNA segment AGAGGGAAAGAATTAGTTTGTTGAGAAGTTGAACAGCAGAACTGTCCACTTGATACTTACTGTAACGTTCTTCTCGCGGATCTTTTGTCCGCGCTCTCCTTCAAGAAGTTTTTTTGTGTTGCTGATATCCACCTCAAATGTTTCTGCAAGTTATTGATTTACGCACACATATATAAGTAAAATAACTTTCAATGGGACGTTTCGCCAGAGTAATGGTTTTTGGAGAAATAGGAGCGCTTCAAAAGCAAGCAAGAACAGACAATTCCTCACGTTTTAACGCCATGGTCGTTCAAATGCACGGAATATGAGGTCCTAATAAAACATATCAAGCTAAGAAGAGAGAGTAGAGATGCAGCTTGGTACaaaagaatgcaatatcaatggAGAAATGAGAAATTTACAATATGAATGAAGTAACAAAAGTAGTCAGCCATTACCTAGATTTCGATTGTTTATGCCAATAAGCTCGATGCCTTCAATTGCAAGCATACGATCCATTTCCTTTTCATTGTGAACCTAAGAATAAAGTAAAAGGTCAAGAACATGTATAGCTTCTTCGAACATTGTACAATAATGGTAAAGAACAAACTGCCATTAAGCTATACTATAGTGCATttcataataatgtgtacaCAGACCTCAACAAGGGGGGTCAAACCAACCATCTTGCAGATTTTAACCATATATTTAATGTCGAGATCAGGCAAAACAGCAGCAATCAAAAGAATGGCATCAGCACCTTTTGATCGGGCATAGTAGATCTGCCATGCATCAACCACAAACTCCTTGCACAAGAGAGGGCACTGCAGACGTTTCCTACTTTTAGAAGTACAATTCACATACCAATatgtaaaattataattaaatatgacCAACCTTCACTCCAGCATTCCTTATCTTTTCCAGATTCTCAAAGCTTCCCTAATCCCCAAAACAACAGACGTAAAACTTAGAAAATGATGCAAGCATCTTAAAATACTAaaagaagatgaataaaaaGTTGAACACCATCCAgagagataaaaagaaagaCAGAGCTCCTAAAATGTTCTTCACCTGAAAAAACTTCTCGTCTGTTAGAACACTAAGGCATGCTGCTCCACCTTTCTCGTACGCTTGGGCAACCTCAACCTATCATCATTAtcaaatttacattaaataaaaagattattttGATGCAAAAGTAATTGGTTGAAATACAAATCCTACTCTTAACAAGTagttgaattttgagttttactACTTAAAAGGCTTGAATTTCATAGTGTTGTTTTATAGCTGAAGATTTAGGAACGCACACACAGATAGTAGGTCCCTGTTTGATGCACttacttatttattattttttatatatatacatgagcATCCAAGCCAGCTTACACGCACCTCAATTAATTTCACGGAACAACTCACCTAATAATATAACATGTAAGATGTTAAATCCTAGATAGGTGACCACTATGGATTAAAAACATTCCCTCTAAATTCTTTATTAAACCCATAGCCCTTTTATATGTTTGATGCACTTAATGAACCCGGTAAAACAAATCATTACCATTCCTAGGGTAGGGGAAGACCTGATATCCAGTTCATTCATCTCCACACTCCAAGTCCAAGAAGTACCACAACATTTTGACAAAACTGGGCATCGGCAATGAACGCCTGGCACATCTTCAGTCATTTTAACCCCCTTCCATCAACAGCATAGCACATGAAAGTAGCCcaactagtttttaaaaatggtGTGCTAGCAAGGTTTGGGTAATGCAAAGCAAcaatgcaaatgctatgcgTATGCTTGACAAATATTTAAGAGGTCTTATTAGTTAGGTGCTAGGCTCCCGTAGCATGTGCTGGTTTCCTTTTTTTAATGCCCGTGGGCCTTTTGTCTAGTTTTCTCTCATTGAGAAGAGTTGGGTTTCTCAAGGGGGAAAGAATATTTAAGGGGTGTTTGGCTCATAGATCAGGCTTATCTAACTTGGGTTAAGAAATCTAACTTACACTTgctaatatatttatttatcccATACCATAGAGTCGTTGTTGAAAATAAGGGGCTGCAATGTGTTTAGCCCCAAGggcattttagtctttttactTTGCcctaattttttccttttctatattAGGGCTTTCTAAAGCCTATTTATGTCTCTGTCATCTCTTGTATGTAGTGTgcagaaaataataaaaagtatccttcatcgtggttttttctccctatactagggttttccacgtaaatcttGTGTTCTTTTCTTCTATCTTTTAATAGTCATTAATTTCACATAATACACGAACCCATGTCTAATAAACCCACACTCATGAAACCTACTCTTCAAATTACATACTAACTATTACAGATTGTAAACACCTATTCAGTACAATATACACAAACCTAGGTTTTAATAATCTATTTCTTTTAGGATCCAAACAAAGATTTCACAAACTCATACTTCTTAAACCTAGAAATCCTCTTAGTACACAAACCTAGGTTTGTATAACCTTCTTGTTTTTTACAATCCAATCAAAATTCGGTACTATGAAAAAGGGAATTGTCTGCAATAGTTGACTGATGTAGAGATCTATGAAATCTAACTAGAAAATAAACAGTCAAGCAAACTCACTGGATCAAAATCCTCCCTTAGAACTCCTCTGCTAGGAGAAGCCTTTTTTACTTCAGCAATCAAACCAGGCAAATTAGTTCTACGGTAGGCAGCCTTGAGAGCTCCAAGGAAATCTCTAGCAGGAGGGGCTCTCTCAAGATCCTTTTTCAATGCCGCAAGAGGCCTTCTTTCTTTCatctaaaaaaattcaaaaaccaaaacatTATCAACCAACAGACAACTTCCTAAAGTATGAGAATGCATATTAATCAAAGGTCCTCTTAAATCACTGATTGACCCAAAAGTATAAGCAGATAAATGAAggcaaatttaatatcatatcatctaaCAGTCTCACATAATGTTTACCTGTGAAACTTCCTTGTCTTTGTACCATATGATCTCCTCCAAAATATTCCTAGGAGTGTTCCCTTCATTCTGTAATCTGAACTGAAAAGGTCCAACATAATGCAAAGGCGGTCCGGTGGGCGGCCTGCGACGAATCCTTATGCCTTGACTTGCTGCTACTTCATTTTGGAACATCCCCACTTCCCATTCCTTCACTTTCAAAGCATTTTCTTCTGATTCAGTAACTGGGGAAGACGCAGCTGAGCCAGCCTCGGATTCAATCTATAAAACAATCAGTATATGCAAAACTCCTCCAACAATTCGATCCTCTTAATGAAAATACGAGAAAACTAAATCTACCCAGATGGGCAAAATGCAGATTAAGCACAAAGAAACAACGAATGCACGAAATACAAAGAAAGTCcctcaaccccaacaaaaaaaattccaaattgGAAGAACATAGAAGTCGAAAATCAAAACCTGTTGAGCTCGGATGACAGTGGAGAtgggaggagaagaagaagaagacgaggCAAAAGAGATTGAATTCTTCAAAGAGGCGTCCATTGAAGGGCCGAAATTCAGCCTTCTGGCAAGAAACTTGGACCGGCGAGTAGAAGAGGAAATGGGTTGAAAGGAAACCTTGGGAATTGTTCTGATGGAAGCGAGACCCTCCATTGTCGTCCAAAATTACTTGTGCTCCTTTGAAAACCCTACGTTGGGTTTATAGATATTGGCGAATTGGGGGAGTTGCACCAAAATTTGAAACAGAGGGTCAGAActattttgaaagttcaaaagaaaaaaggtcAAAATTTGTGGGAGTTTTTGTTGTTGGGACTTGGAGCCAGAAGAAGGTTGCAACTTAAAACTCTGTTTTTCCCTATTTTTATAATTGGTCtcactttttttgttttttcggTTAAAAAGCCCCGTTTTTTTAGTGTAACATATGTGAAGTGAAACTGATCGAGGGAGTTATGTTCGCTTTAGTTATACACCAATCTCGTGATTAAAATAAGCATAGTTCAATTCACATGTATTTATTCGTATGTGATTAAAAAGCATCTACATATTAGTTTTtagcttttttaaaaaatacgtGATTATTTCTAATTAACTactctaaattaaaattttatctttatatatatatttttcttttatcttataTTAATACAATTTTGAATGATTCATACTTTTATATAACCATTCTTTTTCTAAACTACGAAGCTTtaatttaggttaatttgatgCATGTGTTGTGATTTTGGTTTCTTTGTTaaagtcaaattaatttatcaattattTTCATGTGAAAAATGATTGGATATTTTAAGCTAATTGTGATAATTTGCCATACCAACATTTAAAACATGTGGGTTTTATTGTGGGCAAAAATCAGTTCATAATAGTCCATTAGATTTAACCAAACTATAAACTATATATAGCACTTTGAAGATGGCTCAACTAAAAATTTGAACTTCgtcattttaaaaagaaaaattatatctTTTAAAAGTTGCAATGTTACCATTGGTCTTTcataaatgttttaaaactattatTGGAATACAAAAAATtaggagctagagcgatgtaacATTGACTTAAAACGAAAATTAAGACTTGAACACTATCACATTGTTCTAAATCATTATCAAGCTTGTTCTTTCTCTATAAAGTTCTAACAAATTTCTActcaattttagttttgaaagaaattataaaaatagtaagAGTAATatttcaactaaaaaaaaaagagaaattttgatAACCAATGGCAAAGTTTGAATGGGTTCTTTGTGTGTGTGTGATTTATCCCTTTCGTTCATAATATTAACTTGTTTCCACAAACTTCGCTTAAAttttgtttgcaacttggtttTACTTTTGGCTATTTGGTGAAACAAAGCTCAATCGATTtctgtcaaaaaaaaaaaaagaaagaaagaaagaaaagaaaagaaataaaataaaataaaaataaaactcaattgGAATAAATTATTTGGTACAAATGTAATGTAGTTCAAGTAGTTTAAAttattgtttacaaaaaaatttatcacatatatttttaatatatgaatagGAATAAGAAAATTCAAATTACTGACCTAACAGTTATTAATCCACATTAGTTTAAATCAcgtctttaaaaattaaatctatcaTTAGAAAGAATTAAATGGAGCTTTGAAATTGTGTCAATCTAGTTGGCACAATCAATTACACTTGCCAATTTTGGTTACcaacttattatttttaaaaacgtaGTAGCTTTGAATTCACATCTTCCTTAAAagcttttcctttcttttttttttttttttaatacgtAGAGATATGAAAATTTGACATCTCACAAGTACATATCAATTATTATTGAGCTATGCACACTTTGATCCTAAAAGTTGTTCCacctttaaaattaaatgtttctTTTTTACAATATATGGGGGAGGAGAGGAGATCAAACCTTTAATTTCGAGATCGATAGTACAAACTTTACGTCAGTTAGCTATACTAATTTTGACTTAAAAATAAACCTTTGATACACCTACATATCTCCATATCAAAATTTACTTTAATCATATATTAAAGAGACCAAGAAATAGCCAAAATGAGCATAGTTCAACTGACATAATATTTGTATTACTATCAACTTCAAAGTTAGAAGTTCGATTCCTCCACTCACATAtcgttattaaaaaaaaaaaatgaaacaaagaacattgtaaatttttttattaaactacAAATTTAGTCCCTTAGGAGAATGATTGAATTAagttcttatattttaaaaattagaatttaatctttataatttgataaaacctTATAAATAGTTCCTATATGATTTGATAAACTCCTCATAAATAGATTGTATCAAACCATAGGGATTAAAatctatttataatttaacctaaaaatcTTCATTAAAAGATAAGGAATTCAAAAGGCACGAGAAAAGATCCATCAACTGTGAGTTGTTCTCCAGCTGAGAAGTTCTGAAAAATTATAGTGAACAATTGAAGAAAACATCTCCAGAAAAATAACATCAGAATTTAACAGAATATCAAAATGAAATCAAGAACGTGTTAAAATCAAAAGCGACTGAAATCCATTTTCTTTTCGGTCAAGAATGCTCAAAACTCGGGCAACAAAATACACAACTTACAACGTGAAGATACAGATCAAGAGGTGGTGGAGGGAGTGGGGAAGTTCCTTTGCCTATTTCACTTTGTTCACCACAACACTAAACAGAACCATTGATGCTATATAGACAAGCCTCCTTAATTCTCAAGCAGGAAACTAACCGTGGCCGCCACGGCAAGGCAGGCAAAGTTCCGACGTGAGGTTTGGTAAGCAGTAGGACTAGCAAGTTCGCCTCATGAACcaatcatttgaaaagtttcCCAAACCCTCTGAACAGTTTTAAAGCTCTCAATTCACCACTTCTTaagtctctcaatcttcttcttagAATCTGAAAACATCCATACTCAAAATATGAATAACAGTAGTCGCATTCTTAACATTGCTATCAATTTTCTTCTGGTAGAAATTGTGATATTGATAAAAGAGTAAATAAGAGGTTTTAACCTTTAAGATTTACGTAACAAATAACAGCCACATGCCACTTAGACCATGTTTGATAaacatttggtttttaaaaattgtgtttACTTTCTCATCCTATCTTTACAATGGTCTTCCATTTTTCTTAGGgtaacatttgaattcttagccttattccaaaaacaagtttttaaaatctattgatccatttgataaccattttgtttttttatttttgtttttgaaaattaagcatataaacTATACTCATGCCTATAGTTTTCTTGCTTAATTACCtacttttaaatgtttttaaaaaaccaaaccaaaatttgaaaactaaaaaaaaagtagtttttaaaaccttaattttcttttttagatttGGCTTAGAATTCAATGTATTTTTAGAGAAGGtgaaatacttaaaaaaaaaaaaaatgatgaaacgAGCATAATTTTACAAAAGGGTTATCAACTAcattttctagtttttaaaatttgatatggTTTTTGAATACTTGGttagaaagtagataataaaacaaagaaatttatAAGTTTCTGTAGTGTTTAtaagaataattttgaaaaacaaaaaataaaaagtcaaatgaTTATCATATATTCTAATATTTTCACACAGCAACAACCAGAAAATGTGAAAGGTTTGTCATTTTCACGAAGGATAAGAAAGCTGCAGATATGGGATCATGTAGACTTACATATTGGCTTCGAAAAAGTATCCTTCGTTCGCTAGTGCACAAGTCTACTGCCAGTTGTTTCAAGAATATTCTACGGTTGAGTAGTTTCGGAGATGTCACATCCAAATCCATGGATCCACTTGCCTGCAAGATAAGTTGAGAAAAGTACATTTTTAAGtctttacaaaattaatattgattcaGCCATTAAGAGCAGAACAAGTATGATAAGAATCAGAGGTTCATTGTTTAGTTAGAGTTGTCATTTCCACCAAAAGCATAGAATCAACACATTCTTTATTCATAACCTGCAagaatttgttatattttgatatGCTTGTTTCACAGCTATCTAATATGAACTGCAGCGCTTCCTCCTCTATATCAGGGTAGCTTAACTCCTTCTTTGCTGTTGATTTATTAGATGCAGCAGCAGCCATCTGGTAGCCAATACACCAGAACACATTGAGAAAGATATTACAGAATGCagattaagagcaaaaataTAAAAGAGGTTTTCAACCAAACCTCATCAAACTGCTTGCTCATACTTGGTGGACTAACAGCTAAATAAGCAAATGCCTTCAATTCTAAAGGCCAGCCAGTGATTTGAATAGGAAAACACTGGGAACTGCCACGATAAATTTAGCCAGAACTATTATCAACAAAATATCAAGAGAACAAGGGGTGGGCGGAACTAACCAGCATGTGATTGGTTTACCACTAATTA comes from the Benincasa hispida cultivar B227 chromosome 5, ASM972705v1, whole genome shotgun sequence genome and includes:
- the LOC120077094 gene encoding indole-3-glycerol phosphate synthase, chloroplastic-like, which codes for MEGLASIRTIPKVSFQPISSSTRRSKFLARRLNFGPSMDASLKNSISFASSSSSSPPISTVIRAQQIESEAGSAASSPVTESEENALKVKEWEVGMFQNEVAASQGIRIRRRPPTGPPLHYVGPFQFRLQNEGNTPRNILEEIIWYKDKEVSQMKERRPLAALKKDLERAPPARDFLGALKAAYRRTNLPGLIAEVKKASPSRGVLREDFDPVEVAQAYEKGGAACLSVLTDEKFFQGSFENLEKIRNAGVKCPLLCKEFVVDAWQIYYARSKGADAILLIAAVLPDLDIKYMVKICKMVGLTPLVEVHNEKEMDRMLAIEGIELIGINNRNLETFEVDISNTKKLLEGERGQKIREKNVTIVGESGLFTPDDIAYVQEAGVKAVLVGESIVKQSNPTKGITGLFGKDISV